The following proteins are co-located in the Gavia stellata isolate bGavSte3 chromosome 18, bGavSte3.hap2, whole genome shotgun sequence genome:
- the MYADM gene encoding myeloid-associated differentiation marker, giving the protein MAVATVNLRAVTSWVGIARLFAVVLSCIAFSLVASTRDFTGAYGTWCMFTWCFCFAVTLLVLVVELLELYPKLPLSWDDFTSAFSMLAALMVFTTSVVFPSIFISSPCSGSKCARQAVATTVSCLCFLAYALEVGLTRAKPGDISSFLSTVPGLLKVFEAYVACLIFSLLDTYRFEAGLQWCVAVYSICFIITLLIIIFTIGRCLSYMPCPLEKMLVGYNALALVMYITATILWPLYSFRGRNRPDPCGRNCWWDKHLGVTFLTIFNLIAYLVDLVYSTRMVFVRAPP; this is encoded by the coding sequence ATGGCTGTGGCGACGGTGAACCTCCGTGCCGTGACCTCCTGGGTGGGCATCGCCCGGCTTTTTGCTGTCGTGCTGTCCTGCATCGCCTTCAGCTTGGTGGCCTCCACCAGGGACTTCACGGGTGCCTACGGGACGTGGTGCATGTTCACCTGGTGCTTCTGCTTCGCCGTGAcgctgctggtgctggtggtggaGCTGTTGGAGCTCTACCCCAAGCTGCCGCTCTCCTGGGATGACTTCACCTCTGCTTTCTCCATGCTGGCGGCGTTGATGGTCTTCACCACCTCGGTGGTCTTCCCCTCGATCTTCATCAGCAGCCCCTGCAGCGGCAGCAAGTGTGCCCGGCAGGCCGTGGCCACCACCgtctcctgcctctgcttcctCGCCTACGCCCTCGAGGTGGGGCTCACCCGCGCCAAGCCGGGGGACATCAGCAGCTTCCTCTCCACCGTGCCCGGGCTCCTCAAGGTCTTTGAAGCCTATGTGGCTTGTCTCATCTTCTCCTTGCTGGATACCTACCGTTTCGAAGCTGGCCTGCAGTGGTGCGTGGCCGTCTACTCCATCTGTTTCATCATCACCCtcctcatcatcatcttcaCCATCGGCCGGTGCCTCTCCTACATGCCCTGCCCGCTGGAGAAGATGCTGGTGGGCTACAACGCCTTGGCCCTGGTGATGTACATCACCGCCACCATCCTCTGGCCCCTCTACAGCTTCAGGGGGAGGAACCGCCCCGACCCCTGCGGCAGGAACTGCTGGTGGGACAAGCACCTGGGGGTCACCTTCCTCACCATCTTCAACCTCATCGCCTACTTGGTGGACCTGGTCTACTCCACCAGGATGGTCTTCGTCAGGGCACCTCCCTAA
- the LOC132318579 gene encoding cytoplasmic phosphatidylinositol transfer protein 1-like: MLIKEYRICMPLTTEEYRVGQLYTISKHSHQESEKGEGVEVVKNEPHEDPVHGPGQFTEKRVHLSSKLPSWARAVTPRIFYITEKAWNYYPYTITEYTCSFLPKFSIYIETKYEDNCGDSENIFHSEKILGDHEVSFLDIAFDEIPERYYRSLEDPRFFSSAKTGRGPLREGWRQHTKPIMCSYKLVSVKFEVWGLQTRVEQFVHKVIRDILLIGHRQAFAWVDEWCGMTMEEVRRYERETQEATNELIGLVAPTISVSEVGQPTATQSAPASAPSTPLSDEAPEFLAPPKTRPRKKSAPETLTLPALRERAGAE, from the exons ATGCTCATCAAGGAGTACCGCATCTGCATGCCGCTCACCACCGAGGAG TACCGCGTGGGGCAGCTCTACACCATCAGCAAGCACAGTCACCAGGAGAGCGAGAAGGGCGAGGGCGTGGAGGTGGTGAAGAACGAGCCCCACGAGGACCCCGTCCACGGCCCCGGCCAGTTCACCGAGAAGCGCGTTCACCTCTCCAG CAAACTGCCGAGCTGGGCGCGGGCGGTGACCCCCCGCATCTTCTACATCACGGAGAAGGCCTGGAACTACTACCCCTACACCATCACCG AGTACACG TGCTCCTTCCTGCCCAAGTTCTCCATCTACATCGAGACCAAGTACGAGGACAACTGCGGGGACAGCGAGAAC atCTTCCATAGTGAGAAAATCCTGGGCGACCACGAGGTCTCCTTCCTGGACATCGCCTTCGACGAAATCCCCGAGCGTTACTACCGCAGCCTGGAG GACCCCCGTTTCTTCAGCTCGGCCAAGACGGGCCGGGGGCCGCTGCGGGAGGGCTGGCGCCAGCACACCAAGCCCATCATGTGCTCCTACAAGCTGGTGAGCGTCAAGTTCGAGGTGTGGGGGCTGCAGACGCGGGTGGAGCAGTTTGTGCACAAG GTGATCCGGGACATCCTGCTGATCGGGCACCGGCAGGCTTTCGCCTGGGTGGACGAGTGGTGCG GGATGACGATGGAGGAGGTGCGGCGCTACGAGCGGGAGACGCAGGAGGCCACCAACGAGCTCATCGGCCTGGTGGCACCCACCATCTCGGTCAGCGAGGTGGGGCAGCCCACGGCCACGCAATCGGCCCCCGCCAGCGCCCCCTCCACCCCCCTCAGCGACGAGGCCCCCGAATTCCTCGCTCCTCCCAAGACTCGCCCGCGCAAGAAGTCAGCGCCGGAGACCTTGACGCTGCCCGCGCTGCGGGAACGCGCCGGCGCCGAGTGA